CCAATTGCAACAGAAAATGGACATCAGCTACATCCTCAATCACCTGGGCGAAGACCGCGAGAATTATTTCAACGCGGTAAACCCGCCTATGATGCTTACCACCAACTTCGCCTTCAGAAACGTGGCGCACATGCGCAACGAACTGGAACATGAGCTGGAAACGCCATTTTACACCCGCGGCTATAACCCAACGGTAGCGATACTGCGCCAGAAGCTGGCCGCGCTTGAAGGAGCCGAAGACGCGCTGGTGTTCAGCAGCGGCAGTGCTGCGGTGGCCGCCGCGGTGATGAGTGTGGTAAAAGCCGGCGGACATGTAGTAAGCGCCGAAAAACCCTACAGCTGGACACGCTCCCTGCTGGGAAGCTACCTTGCCAGATACGGCGTTACCGTAAGCTACGTAACCGGCCCCGATACAGCCGGCTTCGAAAAAGCCGTGCTGCCAAACACCCAGCTCATTTATCTCGAAAGCCCGAACTCACTCACGTTTGAGCTGCAGGACATTGCCGGCATTTGCGCCATGGCTAAACGCCACGGTATTCCGGTGGCCATAGACAACAGCTACAATTCGCCGCTTAACCAAAGTCCGATTGCAATGGGTGCCGATCTGGTTATCCATTCGGCCACCAAATACCTGAACGGCCACAGCGATGTGGTGGCCGGTGTAGTGGCGGGTTCAAAAGCACGCATTGCCAAAATGATGGCGGAGGAGTACATGACTCTCGGCGCCGTGGTGGGCGCGCATGATGCGTGGCTGATGCTGCGCGGACTGCGCACGCTGGAGCTGCGCGTGCAACGCTCGGCCGAATCGGCACAAAAACTGGCGGAGTTTCTGGCCGCGCACCCCAAAGTGGAGCGTGTATATTATCCGTGGCTGCACACCAATGCCGATTTTGCGCTGGCGCAGCAGCAGATGAAGCGGGGAGGGGGGCTGCTTTCGGTTTTGCTCAAGGCCGGTGAGGTAAAACAAGTAGAAGCTTTTTGCGACGGACTGAAGCGGTTTTTGATTGCCACTTCGTGGGGGGGGCATGAGTCGTTGTGCTTTCCGTTGTGCGCGTTGAAAGCCTCGGCCAGTTTTACAAGTCCGCTGCCGTGGAATCTGGTGCGGTTATATGTGGGGTTGGAGGATGCGGAGTTGCTGCGGGAAGATCTGGCGCAGGCGCTGGAGCGGGTGTAGGTTTTTGGGTGTTTTTTTCGCTTCGCGAAAATCCAGGTAGTATGTATGGGTTGGTGTTCTTTTCGCTTCGCGAAAATTCAGGATTGAGACAATGCCTGTTTTCGCTTCGCGAAAATGCGGCGTGTTGTGCGTCGGGATTATTTGCAATGATCCCGGCATACGTCCGCTTGAAAATGATGCACCCGCCGGGAAAGTGCTTTCTGTCCAAATAAAGCATCATTGCCCTTTCCCGGCAGATTTGTTTTTCGCCCCAGCCCAAAGCCTGCGACAGATTCCCGGATTAAAGCAGCTATTTTTGCCGTCGCCGCCTTTGGGCTTGTGCAAAAAACAAATGCCCGGACTGAAAAAGTCCGGGCGTGCATCGCTTTATCGTGACTCCGGAGGGATTCGAACCCCCAACCAACAGAACCGGAATCTGTCATTCTATCCAGTTGAACTACGGAGCCGTAAATTCAGGGGCAAAGATAGCAACCTGTGGCGGATTTCAAGGGTTTTACACAATAAACAAACACAAACAGAGTTAACAGGCTGTGACAAACGCATAAATTTGTACTGATGCGACTTTATTCTACTCTTCAGAAAACGATTCTTCTTTTTCTTCTCGCGGTATTAACTACGGGGCAGCTTGCTGCACAACAGGCGCAGGCGCTTGGGTCGTGGCGCGTGCATTTGCCTTACAAAAAAGGACGGTTTGTGGCTGGTGGACCGGCTGCGGTGTGGTGTGCTTCCGACTTTGGCCTGTTCAGAACAAACCGGGCCGATGGTAGCGTGCAACGCATTACCAAAGTGGAAGGACTTTCAGACCTTTCGTTTTCGGCGCTTGAATATGCTCCGGATAATGATGTGCTCGTTATCGGGTATAAAACCGGAAACATCGACCTGCTTTACAACGGACGCGTGGTAAACCTGCCCGATATACGCCGCTCTACCATTATCGGCAGCAAAACCATCAACAACATTACCGTGGTAGGCTCGCTGGCTTACCTCTCGTGCGGATTTGGCATCGTGGTGCTCGACCTGAATCGTGTGGAGGTGAAAGACACCTACATTATTGGAAACAACGGGACCTACCTCGAAGTGTTAGATGTAACCACAGATGCGAACCAGATTTATGCCGGTACCGCACAAGGACTTTATTACGCCTCACTCACCAATCCGTTCCTTTCAAGCTTTACCAGCTGGACACGTTACACATTCCTGCCATCCACCAAAATAAACGCGCTGGCATTATTCAATAATGAAGTTATTGCCAACTACCGCCCTTCCAACACGGCATTAACAGACGTAATGATTCACCTCGATCCGGTAAGTCTGCTGTGGGATACGGTGCCTAATTTTGGTGGTGGTCGTTTTGTGAGCGATATTGATGTGCGGAATAATGAAATGTTTGTGGCCGATATTTATTCCGTGCCGGTGCTTACACCCGCGTTTGCCGAAACCCGGCTTTACCTTGCGGCGGCCAGCGGTCCGTTGTTTCCCAATTCAATTTTTGTGGATCAGACGCACCCCTGGGTGGCCGATAACGAACGCTCGTTGATTCAATCGACGGATGTGTTTAATGGTGTGGTGTATGCCCCCAACGGACCTTCGTCGGTAGATGTGTTTGCCATGACCGTTTCGCAGGGCGAACTGCTGGTGGTGCCGGGCGGACGCGATGATGCGTGGAACAATATTTACAGCCGCGAAGGTGCATCAAAGCTAAATAACGGCCTTTGGACAAACTACAACCGGAACACGCTTCCCATGCTGGTTGATTCAACCTACGACCTGATTTGCTGTGCCATTGATCCTACAAATTCCAACCACTTTTTCTTCGGCTCGTGGGGCGAAGGGCTGGTGGAAATGAACGGCAACCAGATCACCACCATTTACGATCAGAACAACAGCATCCTGCAATCGCGCCCTGCTTATCCGTGGTGCGGCGTAAGCGGACTGGCATACGACGAAAGCAATAATTTGTGGGTGGTAAACTCACACGTGCCGCAATGCCTTAAAGTGCGTACGCCAAGCGGCCAGTGGCGGTCGTTTGATTTCTCCGGCTTAGTGGCAGGCGAAAATGTGGTGGCTCATCTGCTCATTACACAAAGCGGCCAGAAATGGATGATTTTGCCCCGTGGTGGCGGCATGCTGGTGTTTGACGACAAAGGCACGCTGAACACCACCAGCGACGACCGCAAGCGTAAATTAGGCTTTACCACTGGCGTAGGCAAAATTCCGGGTAACGAGGTGCTGTGCATGGCCGAAGACGACGATGGCGAAATTTGGGTAGGCACCAACGACGGAGTGGGCGTTTTTTACGCACCCGAAAATGTGTTTAACGCAAGTGGTTTCGACTGCCAGCGCGTGCTTATCAACCAGGACGGCACCTTGCAGGAACTGTTGAAAGGACTTGAAGTGACTTCAATTGTAATTGACGGCGCCAACCGTAAATGGATTGCCACACGCGGCGGCGGCGTGTTCCTCATGTCGGCCGACGGCACAACTGAAATCCTTCACTTCACCGCCGCAAACAGTCCGCTGCTTTCAGACAATGTAGAAACCATTGCCATAAACGACGCCACCGGCGAAGTATATTTCTCGACCGATAAAGGCCTCATTTCCTATGTAAGTGATGCCGTGGAAGGTGGCGACAAAAACGAAGACGTAATGGCCTATCCCAATCCGGTGCGCCCTGAGTACACCGGCCCCATTGCCATTCGCGGATTAGTAAAAGATGCCGATGTGAAAATTACCGACGTGCGCGGCAATGTGGTGTTTAAGACCAAGTCGCTGGGCGGACAGGCTATTTGGGATGGCAACAACTTTGCCGGCCAGCGCGCAGCTACTGGTGTGTATCTGGTGTTTATCACCAACGACGATGGCTCGGAAACAGCCATTACCAAGATTTTGTTTGTGAATTGAGGTAAAGTACTCCGGTGGCTTCGATCTCCGCAGGCATGCGGAGACTCTGCCGCCGGGAGCAAAATACTCCGGTGGCTTCGATCTCCGCAGGCATGCGGAGACTCTGCCGCCGGAAGCAAAGTACTCCGGTGGCTTCGATCTCCGCAGGCATGCGGAGACTCTGCCGCCGGGAGCAAGGATTCTTCGCGGCCAACGCACCACAAAGTCACCGTATCTTTGCCGCATGCTACACAGCACGCGGGGCATTGTGTTCCACACCATTCCGTATTCCGACAGCCGGCTCATTGCGCGTATTTACACTGAGCAGTTCGGGCTGCGGAGTTACATTGTGTCGGCCTCGCGGAGTAAAACGGGCAAGGTGCGCAGCCGCTTGCTTCAGCCGCTCATGCATCTGGATCTGGTGGTACAGCAGCGCGAAAAAAACACGCTGCACAGCATCAAAGAACTGAGCTGCCACGCGCCTTACCGCCACCTGCACGAAGACATTGTAAAAACCACCGTGGCGCTGTTTGTGGCCGAAGTGCTGCACAAAGCCGTGCGCGAAGAAGAGCCCGACCAGCCGTTGTATGATTTCATCTGCTCCTCGCTGCAGGTGCTTGATCTTTTGCACGAAGGCACGGCTAATTTTCACCTGGCCTTTCTCATGCAGCTTACGCGCTACCTCGGCTTCTATCCGCAAAGCAACAACAACGGCCCGCAAAGCGTGTTTGATCTGCGCGACGGGATTTTTCGTCCGCACATTCCCAATCATCCGCTCTTTGTGGATGCGCCTGAATCGCGCCAGCTGGAAGTACTGCGCGAACTGAGTTTTGCCAACCTCGCCACACTTAAACTCAACGCCGAACAGCGCCGCCTTTTGCTGGTACACCTGCTGCGCTACTACGAGCTGCATGTGAGCAATATGCAGGGCATAAATTCGCACGAAGTGCTGAGTGTGGTGTTGGGGTAGATTGTTATCTTTATTTCGTCAGACATCATCATAGTATTAACCCCATTATCCACATCCATGCGTATTCTTAGCCTTGCCGGTTTGGTTGCTTTCCTGATGCTTGCTTTTACCACATGCAAAGAGAAAAAAACACCGGAGGAACTTTTGTGTGAGCAAAACACCTATGAGCCATATTCAGTGGAACTTTTCGAATTCAAAACTACGCCGGACACAACGATGGTGATTTATTTTAACCGCGAAGTGTCTGAAGAAGATGTCCCTCTTGAGGTGGTGTTGTACTTTGGTGTTGACTCCAGCTCAAGAACTCAAAAAGCGGCCTATATTCAGCTACCATTGAAAAAAACCAAGGGTCGAAAACTCAGCTACAAAATCCCGCTTAACGAGCCTGAAATAGACAGCTTAAACACCTATGCCAAAAGAGAGTTGTTCAATGTTTATGTCTGGGTTTCGGCAAATAATAAATTAAGTTATAAATATGGCTCTATCAGACCAGCAAAATACGCCGGAGAAACAACAGAATTTTATCCTGACAGTACGCGGTCTTTTTCTTATAGAGGGATGAAACAATTAACAAGAGCAACCGATTCGTTATTGCGAAAAAAGCTGTGTTTTGCAGACAATGAAATGGTGTATTTATGGCTTACAGATAATTACAGATACTACAGCGGCAAATACAACGATTCGGGGAAAAAACATGGACATTGGAAGTGCTTTTACAGCAATGGAAAAACAATGTTTGAAGGAGAGTTTAAGGATGGAGTGCAAATAGACGTTTTTCTCAGATACAATTATTACGGCACACTTTGCGACACGGTTAAAGGTCCAATGTGGTGGTAACGGCAGGGGTATTTATAAAATATTGGCTTACAACGCCCCCTGTATTTCGCTAATTTGCGCGAAATAAATTACTCAACCCATGTCCACACTCCAAGACCAATTCCTGCTCCGCCCCGACATTACTTACCTCAACTTCGGCTCTTTCGGCGCTACGCCGCGGCCGGTGTTTGAGGCTTACCAGCGCTGGCAGCTTGAGCTTGAGCGCGAGCCGGTGCAGCATATCGCGGTGCGTGCGCCGCAGCTTTTGCGTGAAGCCCGCGAGGCATTAGGCAACTACGTAGGCGCACATGCCGACGATCTGGTGTTTACGCCCAATCCCTCGCAGGCCATAAACATTGTGGCGCGTAATCTTGAGGCCGTGCTGCAGCCGGGCGACGAAATTCTGAGCACCGACCTTGAATACGGCGCCATGGACCGCACATGGAACTACTACGCGCGCAAAAACGGCTGGGTGTATCGCCGCCAGCCTATTCCGCTGCCGCTTTCGGGGCAGGACGAGTTTCTGCAGGCATTCTGGGCCGGACTTACGCCGCGCACCAAAGTGGTGTTCATCGGCGAAATTACCAGTACTACTGCGCTCGTG
This DNA window, taken from Bacteroidota bacterium, encodes the following:
- a CDS encoding aminotransferase class I/II-fold pyridoxal phosphate-dependent enzyme, with translation MDISYILNHLGEDRENYFNAVNPPMMLTTNFAFRNVAHMRNELEHELETPFYTRGYNPTVAILRQKLAALEGAEDALVFSSGSAAVAAAVMSVVKAGGHVVSAEKPYSWTRSLLGSYLARYGVTVSYVTGPDTAGFEKAVLPNTQLIYLESPNSLTFELQDIAGICAMAKRHGIPVAIDNSYNSPLNQSPIAMGADLVIHSATKYLNGHSDVVAGVVAGSKARIAKMMAEEYMTLGAVVGAHDAWLMLRGLRTLELRVQRSAESAQKLAEFLAAHPKVERVYYPWLHTNADFALAQQQMKRGGGLLSVLLKAGEVKQVEAFCDGLKRFLIATSWGGHESLCFPLCALKASASFTSPLPWNLVRLYVGLEDAELLREDLAQALERV
- a CDS encoding T9SS type A sorting domain-containing protein, yielding MRLYSTLQKTILLFLLAVLTTGQLAAQQAQALGSWRVHLPYKKGRFVAGGPAAVWCASDFGLFRTNRADGSVQRITKVEGLSDLSFSALEYAPDNDVLVIGYKTGNIDLLYNGRVVNLPDIRRSTIIGSKTINNITVVGSLAYLSCGFGIVVLDLNRVEVKDTYIIGNNGTYLEVLDVTTDANQIYAGTAQGLYYASLTNPFLSSFTSWTRYTFLPSTKINALALFNNEVIANYRPSNTALTDVMIHLDPVSLLWDTVPNFGGGRFVSDIDVRNNEMFVADIYSVPVLTPAFAETRLYLAAASGPLFPNSIFVDQTHPWVADNERSLIQSTDVFNGVVYAPNGPSSVDVFAMTVSQGELLVVPGGRDDAWNNIYSREGASKLNNGLWTNYNRNTLPMLVDSTYDLICCAIDPTNSNHFFFGSWGEGLVEMNGNQITTIYDQNNSILQSRPAYPWCGVSGLAYDESNNLWVVNSHVPQCLKVRTPSGQWRSFDFSGLVAGENVVAHLLITQSGQKWMILPRGGGMLVFDDKGTLNTTSDDRKRKLGFTTGVGKIPGNEVLCMAEDDDGEIWVGTNDGVGVFYAPENVFNASGFDCQRVLINQDGTLQELLKGLEVTSIVIDGANRKWIATRGGGVFLMSADGTTEILHFTAANSPLLSDNVETIAINDATGEVYFSTDKGLISYVSDAVEGGDKNEDVMAYPNPVRPEYTGPIAIRGLVKDADVKITDVRGNVVFKTKSLGGQAIWDGNNFAGQRAATGVYLVFITNDDGSETAITKILFVN
- the recO gene encoding DNA repair protein RecO codes for the protein MLHSTRGIVFHTIPYSDSRLIARIYTEQFGLRSYIVSASRSKTGKVRSRLLQPLMHLDLVVQQREKNTLHSIKELSCHAPYRHLHEDIVKTTVALFVAEVLHKAVREEEPDQPLYDFICSSLQVLDLLHEGTANFHLAFLMQLTRYLGFYPQSNNNGPQSVFDLRDGIFRPHIPNHPLFVDAPESRQLEVLRELSFANLATLKLNAEQRRLLLVHLLRYYELHVSNMQGINSHEVLSVVLG